In Zonotrichia albicollis isolate bZonAlb1 chromosome 3, bZonAlb1.hap1, whole genome shotgun sequence, a single window of DNA contains:
- the EZR gene encoding ezrin, producing the protein MPKPINVRVVTMDAELEFAIQPNTTGKQLFDQVVKTIGLREVWYFGLQYVDNKGFQTWLKLDKKVSAQEIRKENPLQFRFRAKFFPEDVSEELIQDITQKLFFLQVKEGILSDEIYCPPETAVLLGSYAVQAKFGDYNKEVHKPGYLNSERLIPQRVMDQHKLSREQWEERIQVWHAEHSGMLKENAMLEYLKIAQDLEMYGINYFEIKNKKGTDLWLGVDALGLNIYEKDDKLTPKIGFPWSEIRNISFNDKKFVIKPIDKKAPDFVFYAPRLRINKRILQLCMGNHELYMRRRKPDTIEVQQMKAQAREEKHQKQLERKQLEDEKKRRETIEREKEQMLREKEELLVRLQEYEVKTQKAEKELSDQIQRAIQLEEERKRAQEEAERLEAERLAALQAKEELERQTMDQIKSQEQLATELAEYTAKIALLEEARKRKESEVEEWQIRAREAQEDLVKTKEELHLVMTAPPPPPPPVYEPVNYHVHDNLHDEGSEYSAYSAEFSSEGIRNDRNEEKRITEAEKNARVQSQLRALTDELAQARHEDKRTQNDIIHSENMRQGRDKYKTLRQIRQGNTKQRIDEFEAM; encoded by the exons atCAACGTTCGAGTTGTTACTATGGATGCAGAGCTGGAGTTTGCCATCCAGCCAAACACTACAGGCAAACAGCTCTTCGACCAG GTGGTTAAAACCATAGGTTTGCGAGAAGTGTGGTACTTTGGTCTTCAGTATGTGGACAACAAAGGATTCCAAACTTGGCTGAAGCTTGATAAAAAG GTTTCTGCTCAAGAAATCAGAAAGGAGAATCCCCTCCAGTTCAGGTTCCGTGCCAAGTTCTTCCCAGAGGATGTGTCTGAAGAGCTGATTCAGGACATCACGCAGAAGCTGTTCTTCCTGCAGGTGAAGGAAGGGATCCTCAGTGATGAGATCTACTGTCCTCCTGAAACAGCAGTACTTCTTGGTTCCTATGCTGTGCAGGCCAAATTTGGAGATTACAACAAAGAGGTGCACAAGCCTGGATACCTCAATTCAGAGCGTCTGATCCCCCAAAG GGTGATGGACCAGCATAAACTCTCCAGAGAGCAGTGGGAGGAACGGATCCAGGTGTGGCACGCTGAGCACAGTGGCATGCTCAA AGAGAATGCCATGCTGGAATACCTGAAGATTGCCCAAGACCTGGAGATGTATGGAATTAACTACTTTGAAATCAAGAATAAGAAAGGAACTGATCTTTGGCTGGGAGTCGATGCCTTGGGTCTCAACATCTATGAAAAGGATGATAA actAACCCCAAAGATTGGGTTCCCCTGGAGCGAAATCAGAAACATCTCTTTCAATGACAAGAAGTTTGTTATAAAGCCCATTGACAAGAAGGCACCA GACTTTGTGTTTTATGCCCCTCGCCTGAGAATTAACAAGaggatcctgcagctctgcatggGCAACCACGAGCTGTACATGCGGCGCAGGAAGCCCGACACCATCGAGGTGCAGCAGATGAAGGCCCAGGCCCGGGAGGAGAAGCACCAGAAACAACTGGAAAG GAAACAACTAGAAGATGAAAAGAAGAGGAGAGAGACAATTGAGAGGGAGAAAGAACAAATGctgagggagaaggaggagctgctggtgaggCTACAAGAGTATGAAGTGAAGACTCAGAAGGCAGAGAAAG agctgtcagaTCAGATCCAAAGAGCCATTCagctggaagaggagaggaaaCGGGCGCAGGAGGAGGCAGAACGCCTGGAAGCTGAACGTTTGGCAGCCCTGCAGGCCAAGGAAGAGCTGGAGAGACAAACTATGGACCAGATAAAGAGCCAGGAACAGCTG GCTACAGAGCTTGCAGAGTATACAGCCAAGATAGCACTTCTTGAAGAGGCAAGGAAGCGTAAAGAGAGCGAGGTTGAAGAGTGGCAAATCAGA GCCAGGGAAGCCCAGGAGGATCTGGTAAAGACCAAGGAGGAGTTACACCTGGTGATGACTGCTCCACCTCCACCCCCGCCCCCTGTGTACGAGCCGGTGAATTACCACGTCCACGACAACCTGCACGATGAGGGCTCCGAGTACTCTGCCTACAGCGCCGAGTTCTCCAGCGAGGGCATCAGGAACGACCGCAACGAGGAGAAGCGCATCACCGAGGCCGAGAAGAACGCGCGCGTGCAGAGCCAGCTGAGG GCACTGACAGATGAGCTGGCCCAGGCCCGGCACGAGGACAAGAGGACCCAAAACGACATCATCCACTCGGAGAACATGCGCCAGGGACGGGACAAGTACAAGACGCTGCGGCAGATCCGGCAGGGCAACACCAAGCAGAGAATCGACGAGTTTGAGGCAATGTAA